tggtctgttatttctcacctctctatattatttattttaaaacattgctgTTAAcgagcatgttatctctggagatacaaatccacagtttgagaactgcaaaaccaagcatctctgatggtatgtTCTAGACTGAGCATATTCTATCCAGACACCTCTTTAACTCTATAAGAttgagtccctaatccatgaactattggaactcatttacaaaactttttcttaaacattacctgAATATATTGTCTAatgctatagaattagaatttgtaACCCCTATTCTATGCTGAGATctctgagctataatgtatcttaattaaaactatccttagataatttttttcctcaaaaaccattttatcaaaaaaaagggtttttttaatcatttttatccactctgcttTGCTGTATTGCACTATAGTAAGCCAGGAACAGTAGCTGGACTCTGCAGCAGCTGTGTAACTCGTACTCGGTTGAGACCTCAGTAATGCGGGAGTTGAGTCCACCACTTTTCTTGTGTGATGTCTGCTGTTGTGCAGCGTCTCTcatctctgctcccttccctgcagATGAATGAGATGGAGATCTCTCGGGCAGCTGCAGAGCGTAGTCTGCGAGAGCATATGGGGAATGTGGTGGAGGCTCTGATCACCCTCACCAACTAACCACATTCCAACTGGACCACTTTGTGCTTTGAGAAGCGAATGAGGGAAGAAGACTCGTTGGGACTTCGTCTTTGTGTGGTCATCCCTGCCATGTGCACTGCCTTCCCAATAACTCTTTGACAGAGTGATACTAGTCAGATGCTACATGTATTAACTTATTGAAATAAAGACATCTGTAACCTTGTGGACACAGTTTAGAAAGCAGCCATGAATGGGCCCTGAGAGGCCTGAAAGAGTGCTGCCACCCACCTGTTGTAGAAAGCTTTCATCACGGTGCTCTTTGTGGAGATGGCAGGCTACTCATACAACTGAGTCACAAGGTGCTTTGCTGCGCTAGTAACGGATACGATGTCAGGAGTGAGACAAATTGGATCTGGCCTGTAAAGCTCACCAGGCTGGGGAGTACAGAGCTGAGGGAGTGTTTTTGAATGAGCTCACCGGGGGGGGAGTACAGAGCTGAGGGAGTGTTTTTGAATGAgctcaccggggggggggggagtacagAGCTGAGGGAGTGTTTTTGAATGAGCTCACCAGGGTGGGGAGTACAGAGCTGAGGGAGTGTTTTTGAATGAGCTCACCGGGGGGGGGAGTACAGAGCTGAGGGAGTGTTTTTGAATGAGCTCATCAGGGGGGGGAGTACAGAGCTGAGGGAGTGTTTTTGAATGAGCTCACCGGGGGGGGGGAGTACAGAGCTGAGGGAGTGTTTTTGAATGAGCTCACCGGGGGGGGAGTACAGAGCTGAGGGAGTGTTTTTGAATGAGCTCACCAGGGTGGGGAGTACAGAGCTGAGGGAGTGTTTTCTGAATGAAGTGTTCACTTAAACCTTCAGAGAACAGTGGCTGCGCTCTGAAAAGGGAGAGATGGGGTAATGTTCCCACCCCTGCTGAATGGTTCTTTGATATGAACTTTATTCCGTTCTGCCATTATATTGCTCCATCACCATGCTGCTCACAGGCTTGAGGTCTAGCTGCTATGGCCTTTCTAGTTCTTAATCTGAGCTCTGCTGGCTTCAGTCTTCCCTCCAGTAAGGCCAGCAGTCTCACTTTATCTTCCTGTTTTGTCAGCTCCTAAAAATCACATAGTCTGAGGGCAAAGACCCTCTCAAGCTTCTATATTTATGCAGTGCTAGAAGCTCTGAGGTGCTTTCCATGTAATATGTCTGGGGTTAACGGAAGGGGCCGTTCTGGCTGAATCAGCCTGCCCGTGGTTTCAAGGCCGCACAGGGCCAGAACACAGGCTGCCTTATAGGGCCACAGCTCCCTAGTGAAACTCCCGGGCAAGCCTGGTTGTTATAAAACTTGAGGTAAGCAGtcctggcagcagggagggatcgctcagtggtttgattggcctgctaaacccagggttgtgagcgcactccttgagggggccacttagggatctggggcaaaaagtcagtacttggtcctgctagtgaaggcaggggctggactccatgacctttcagggtcccttccagctctaggagataggtatatctcttaAAGGCATTGTAGAGTTGAAGGGCTGGAGAGAACACTCGCTTTAACTTGTGCCCTGTTAGGGGGCTGTATGTTCACCCTAATGCTGAATAGCCGCTAGAGGGGCAGAGCATCCCTTCAGTCTCCATCTGTGGCCAGGAATGGATCATGGGGAATTTGTGTTTATGGCCTGCACTGACGGCTTGGTGTGAGAAAGCTGCTCCCAGAGGTGATGTGGGCTGGAGCTCTAACAGCCCAATAGGGTAAGGCTGGGGCACCGACACAGAATACCCCCCAAGGGTGAGCAGAAACAGTACTGGGGAACTGCTGCTAAGTCACCTCCTCCCTCAAAGTCAGAATTCCATCCACCTCACAGCACAAATGTGCCCTACACCTGCATCTCCTGTGAGCTGAGTTCAGTTATGCAAATCCCTAgcacagagagaagagagagggccCTGGTTCAGCCACCAacatgcccctcccaccccccaagagTGATAGCAATGCCAGTCTTGTGAGAAACAGCTTTTAATCAAAACTCAGATCTTGTGCCTTGGGGGCCTGGAAGAGCCCCATACCCTACGGTACAGGTAGGGGAGCCTAGAGCCAAGCAGAGGGCTAGGTGAAAGAGGCTTCAAAGCCCCACAGAGCTAGGGCAGAGAACAAAAGGGAACTGCCTTCCCAACTGGAGATGGGGTGTTGTGCAGCGGTGGGGAGATGCCTTGGAACAGACTGCTGCTGCTAATCCAAGGGAACTGGGGgtctgctgccctctggcagggGGATCTGGGCAGCTGTCTAGTCCCGTGGGGCTGGTGGAGGCGAAAAACATTCAGCGCTGGGTCTGGCTGGCCTAGCACAAGGATGGACTTTTCCTCTGATTCCAGTTGAGTCCAGCAGAAAGTCTGTGCAGCCCAGCTCAGGTCACAGGCGGAGTGGTGAGAGCTCAGTGCTGGAGCACAGAATGCAACACTCAGCTCGACAAATGGAACTGGCCAAACCAGGCACACTTTATGCCCCAACGCACTCGCAAGATTTCTGGCAGGGTGAGGACCCATAGCAGACAAGTGCCTTTCCACCCTGCTATTGGCAGCATGACACTGTCCTGGGCACTCCCCTTAGGTAGTTTTCCGCTTCTTAGCTGATGGTCTCTCAAAGACGTCCCGCACGCCGGCTGCCTTCTGCTTGAAGAACTTGGTGTTTTGTGCACTTTCCTGGCCCCAAGCGGAGTCAAAGGAGGTTGTGTCCTGATCCACCAGGTGTGTGTACTTGGTCCGCCCAGAGCGCCCAAAGTTTTTGACctaaggagaaaaaaattctgtGAGCAGCAACCTCCCCGCAAGCGGGACCCACAGCGCCCTCCGAGTACAAACTGTGGACCAGGCCTTCCTGTCACCCCACCATACAGGTACCCTCTAAGGCCCTGCTAGCTGAGaactcaccccacccccatgagCCCATCTCCAGCACACATACCTGCATGACTTTAGGCAGAATGGTCTTGTTGAAATGATCCTCCAGCGTGGGGGCACTGAAGTCTCTCTTGTACACTTCCTCATCTTCATCCTAGGGAGGGATGGACATGCAGCAGAGTCATTTAGAGTAAGCCCCCAGGGAAACCAGGTAAGGACACACTCCACAAACAGCATAGTTCAGAGAGTGCTGGGAATAACACTCAAGATTCTCTGCTCGCGTCAGAATCACAGAAATTGGAGACAAGGCTTGTGTCCCATCTAGTCCATCTCCAGGGTCTAGATTAGAACATTAGTCTTGGTGTGGCAAACACACCAAGCAAAGAACCTCCCACCTCATTTGTTTCTTGTAGCTTTTAGACATTTTCCAAACATACTACAACCCTCCTGGCCTGGTGAGCTGACACTAGGTTAGAGGGGAGGGTGACAGCCCTGGGCTACACAAGACAACAAAATGTAAGCAGTGTGCAAGGGGTCTCACCATTCCAGATTCCAAGGTCCTTAtttccatctgaatttgtctaggaaAAGGGTTGGGTTGACAATGACGGGGAAACGGGGAGTGGAGAGGGTTTGGGCCATATGAGATCAAATAGCAATGAGACATCCAGGTAGATCTGTCAGtcattaccagagaggtatcagTGGATGCATGAGAACAACCCCAAGGAGGTCAAGTGACAATCAATTTCACCGTCAGGAAGCTTCCTGGTGTTCAGCCTACATCTCCCTTTATTTAATGTAACCTCATCTTCAGTCAAGCCTGAATCACACCACATCCTCTTAGGGATTCACACCCGTCAAACACAGCAGACTCAGCGTGTTCTCCTGACACCACACACCCTTCAGTGGCTGTGTTGCCACTCTACAGCTGTAGCCCGTGTAATCTTTCCTTTAAACCAGTCCTTCCCCTGAAGTATCCAGAACCGAGCGCACTGTTCCAGGTGTGGGAGCCACAGAGCAGGGCTGCCCCTACAGTCACTCACCATGAAGAAGGCCCCCCGGTGGTAATACTTCTGCAGGAATTTGTATTTGCCCTTCACTGCCTTGTTGGTGATGACCTTGCCATTGGCACGGAGCTCGGCACGGCGCTCCTCCTCCGTCAGGTTCCGCATGCGCTCAATCTCAGCCTTCTCCTTCTCCAGTCTGTGCAGGAGGCACAAAGCCCGTTAGAgacagccctgctcccaccagGCCCTCTGCTCTGCCCAGAAGGCAGAAAGCTTGTCCTACTCACATCCCTGGCCAGAGACTGCAGCTCTAGGAAGCAATTCAACCCACTAAATTCCAGGGGCACGCACCAAATGCCCTGTCCCTCCAGGAGCTAAGATGGGGTGCCCTCTGCTCTGCCTTAGGCTGCAGTGGCCAGACAGAGCaggaaatggggaggggaagatgcCCCCTCATGGCCGCTGTCCTCTGGGTCAGGGACTAGAGCCATTCAACCTCATGCCCAGGTTGTGGCAGCACTTACGCCTCTCGCTCCTCACGGTCCCGTTTGATGCGCTTCAGCTCGCGCACTTTCCAGGACTCATACTCCTCCTCATCGTTCTCGTCGTCAGTATCGAGCGCTTCCAGCGCAGCCAGCGAGCGCTtgttctcctccagctccttcttAGTCTCTTCCTCCACAATCTGCAGAGGGGACCACGCTGTGAACTGAGCCTGCTGCAGCAGACCAACCCTCTCCTGTTCCCACGGATACACTGCCCCACTGAACCGTCCCCATTACCTTGAGAGTGTACTTCCGCCTCTCCTCCGCCAGTCGCTTTGcctcctgctccaactccttctGCTTCACTGCCTCTGCCTCTCGTTCCTGGACTGTAACTCGATCCTTCCTGGAACAGAGGGGCCATCACAggcttccttccccctctcacTGCACCCGACCCATCCCTCTCAAAGTCCCACACCAGCACTGGCTATTTCACTCTCTGGAGTCAGTGTCTGCCCCCAGGATCCTCACCTGTCTGGTGCAGCTCCAGGCCCAGCTGCCTTAGCAGCTTCCTGAGTGACCTCTCATACCCCTAGATCTGTTGTGGGGAGAGACCCATTTCCTGTGGTACTCTGCACCTCACTGGCAATCACCCTATCACCACTGAGTGGCACCTACCCAAAAGTAACAGCTAGTACCATGAAGAGACTGAGCCCATCCAACTTGTGTACGCTGCAGGGTCAGATGCAACTGACAGAGCTAAAAACAACAGCTGCCTGGAATCTATCACTCCCAGACACTCAATTACATGGACAACTGCTGCATATCTGTGCCAAGCCAGCACCTGACCTGCAGATAGAACCTGAGGTGCTATTAGCATGTGCACCAGTTGCTTTCTGAGCTGCATGATAATGAACATGAGCATGCTTCTCTGTGTGCCAGTGATTCTTCACATTTTCCATCTAGGCTGGCGCTCTGCCCTCCTTCAGCTGTGAGCAATCCCTCACCCCCACAACAGCAAGGCACACCACCTACTTGCGGATGAAGACAGGTTTGAGACGTGGCTCCGTTTCATCCTCACTGTCTGTGTACTCCTCATACTCAGACTCGGATTCAGACTCCTCACCAGACCTGCCTTCGTCCTCCACTTCCATCACCTCCATCTCCTCATTCTTTCTCTCCTGGGCTCGCTGGCGCATCATCCCACGACGACGCTCAATCTCCTAATTGAGGCACACACCAAACCCAAAGGGAGTCAACAGAACTGCTGACCTTCCATTCACCCCCAGGTCTCttgcaagggggtgggggaggatgttTGCCCCAGGTAGGGCCCAAGAGGGTAGAGGCCCCAAGTCCACTCTAACTCCTTCATGCAATGGGTGAAATGGATGGAATTAACTGGCATTAACAGCACGGATTCCTTGTTCCATAGAGGCCAAACTCTGTTCCACCATTCTGCATACTTCACCATGCAAACCAAAGGGGGCATCAGCCAATGTTCCCTCCCCACAGCAAGGCCAGCGGTGAGACAGCTTTCCATAAGTGCTGCCATACTGGGCTAGACTAGTGTTGTGGTCCTCCAGTCCTGTCTCTGACATTAGCCAGTCCTAGGGCTTTAGGGAGAGTGTGCAGAACAGGGTAGCTTTCGAGAGACCCCACCCCATCTTCCTCAAcaagtttctggcagtcagagacttaggGTCACCTCGAGCAAAGGGTTGCagccctaaccatcttggctaatagccattgacagacctGTCCTCCTGGAACttacctagttttttttttaaacccagttttacttttgaccttcacaacatcccatggcaacaagttccatagattgcctgtgcattgtgtgaaaaagtatttcctgttGTATTAAATGTTCTGCCTACTAATTTAATAAGGcatttgtgttatgtgaaagggtaaataaaacttctctagtcacttcctccacaccagtcatgattttatagacttctatcacctccctccttagtcatctcttttctaatctgAGCAGCCCCAATCTCTTTAATCTCCCTGTGTAGGGAAGCCGTTCTatatccttgatcatctttgttgcccgtCTAAGAACCTTTTCCAGCTGAACTATATCCTGAgatgggcaaccagaactgctcACAGTATGCCTggtgtgcacgtaccatggatttatatagtagcattatggtATTttttgtcttcttatctatccctttcctaatagtccctagcattctgttagttttttgacCACAGCTGTGCACTTagatgaagttttcagagaactagccatgaAGACTCAAagttcttgagtggcaacaggtCATTTAAAGCTCATCACTATACACGtgtatttagaattttttttccaatgtgcattacactttgcacttatcaactgttgaatttcttctgccagtttgttgcccactcacccatTTTTTTTAggttcctttgtaactctttgcagtcaactTTCGACTTATTTATTTTGAATAATTCTGTATCGTCTGAAAACTTTTCCACTTCACTGTTCATTCCCTTTTTCAGATTATTAattggaggtgaatgcctggctgcgaagatggtgtcgccaggagggctttggcttcctcgaccacgggatgctatttgaggaaggattgctaggaacagatggcgttcacctttcgaagaggggaaaggccttatttgcgcacagactggctaacctagtaaggagggctttaaactaggttcgacggggacaggtgagcaaagcccacaggtaagtgggaaacaagacctgggagatgggttggaaacaggagggagcacgggctataatggcagagaggaaggagggtcagggcaaagctgggaggcaagatcaaaccagtatcttagatgcctatatacaaatgcaagaagtatgggtaataagcaggaagaactggacgtgctaataaataaatacaactatgacattattggccttactgaaacttggtgggataatacacacgactggaatgttggtgtggatgggtatagtttgctcaggaaggatagacaggggaaaaagggaggaggtgttgccttatatattaaaaatgtacacacttggactgaggtggagatggacataggagacggaagtgtggagagtctctgagttaggctaaaaggggtaaaaaacacgggtgatgttgtgctgggagtctactacaggccacctaatcaggtggaagaggtggatgaggcttttttcaaacaactaacaaaatcatccaaagcccaagatttggtggtgatgggggacttcaactatccagatatatgttgggaaaataacaccgcggggcacagactatccaataagttcctggactgcattgctgacaactttttatttcagaaagttgaaaaagctactaggggggaagctgttctagacttgattttaacaaatagggaggaacttgtgagaatttaaaagtagaaggaagcttgggtggaagtgatcatgaaatcatagaatttgcaattctaaggaagagtagaagggagtacagcagaatagagacaatggatttcaggaaggcggattttggtaagctcagagagctgataggtaaggtcccatgggaatcaagactgaggggaaaaacaactgaggaaagttggcagtttttcaaagggacactattaagggcccaaaagcaagttattccgatggttaggaaagatagaaaatgtggcaaaagaccaccttggcttaaccacgagatcttgcgtgacctacaaaataaaaaggcatcatataaaaaatggaaactaggtcagattacaacggatgaatatagacaaataacacaggaatgcagaggcaagattagaaaagcaaaggcacaaaatgaaatcaaactagctatgggaataaagggaaacaagaagactttttatcaatacattagaagcaagaggaagaccaaggacagggtaggcccactgctcaatgaggagggggaaacagtaacgggagacttggaaatggcagagatgcttaatgacttctttgtttcagtctttactgagaagtctgaaggaatgtctagtatagcgaatgcttatgggaagagggtaggtttagaagagaaaattaaaaaaaagagcaagtaaaaaatcacttagaaaagttagatgcctgcaagtcaccagggcctgatgaaatgcatcctagaatactcaaggagttaatagaggaggtatctgagcctctagctattatctttgggaaatcatgggagatgggggagattccagaagactggaagggggcaaatatagtgcccatctataaaaagggaaataaaaacaacccaggaaactacagaccagttagtttaacttctgtgccagggaagataaaggagcaagtaattaaagaaatcatctgcaaacacttggaaggtggtaaggtgatagggaatagccagcatggatttgtaaagaacaaatcgtgtcaaactaatctgatagcattctttgataggataacgagccttgtggataagggagaagcggtggatgtgatatacctagactttagtaaggcatttgatacagtctcacatgatattcttatagataaactaggagagtacaatttagatggggctactataaggtgggtgcataactggctggataaccgtactcagagaccgtctggacctatacattgaatgcttccgccggcgtgcacaggcagaaatcgtggaacaacaacatcgcttgcctcacaacctaagttgtgcagaacgcaatgctatccacagcctcagaaaccaccctgacattatcatcaaagaggctgataaaggaggtgccgttgtcatcatgaacaggtctgactaccaaaaggaggccgccagacaactctccaatgccaaattctacaggccacttccctcagatcccactgaggaatacactaagaaactacagcatctactcaggacactccctacactaacaccagaagaaatcaacatacccctagagccccgaccagggttattctatctactacccaagatccacaaacccggaaatcctggatgccccatcatctcgggcattggcactctcactgaaggactgtctggatatgtggactctctactcagaccctatgccaccagcactcccagctatctccgtgacaccactgatttcctgaggaaactacaatgcattggtcacctcccagaaaacaccatcctagccaccatggatgtagaggctctctacacaaacatcccacacacagatggaatacaagctgtcaggaacactatccctgatgatgccacagcacaactggctgctgagctctgtgcctttatacttacacacaactatttcaaatttgatgacaatatatatctccagatcagtggcactgctatgggcacccgcatggccccacaatataccaatatctttatggccgacctggaacaacgcttcctcagctctcgtccactcacgccccttctctacctacgctacattgatgacatcttcatcacctggacccatgggaaggagactctggaaaaattccaccatgatttcaacagcttccaccccaccatcaacctcagcctggaccaatctacacgggaggtccactttcttgacaccacggtgcaaataagtgatggtcacattaacgcCACTCTAtattgaaaacctaccgaccgctatgcctaccttcatgcctccagcttccatcccggacacatcacacgatccattgtctacagccaagcactgaggtacaaccgcatctgctctaacccctcagacagagaccaacacctacaaaatctccaccaagcattctcaaaactataatacccgcacaagaaaataaggaaacagatcaatagagccagacgtgtacccagaagcctcctactgcaagacaaacccaaaaaagaaaccaacaggactccactggccatcacatacagcccccagctaaaacccctccaacgcatcatcaaggatctacagcccatcctggacaatgatcccacactttcacaggccttgggtggcaggccagtccttgcccacagacaacctgccaacctgaaacatattctcaccagtaactgcacaccgcaccataataactctagctcaggaaccaatccatgcaacaaacctcgatgccaactctgcccacatatctacaccagcgacaccatcacaggacctaaccagatcagccacaccatcactggttcattcacctgcacatccaccaatgtaatatatgccagcaatgcccctctgctatgtacatcggccaaactggacagtctctatggaaaaggataaatggacacaaatcagacattaggaatggcaatatacaaaaacctgtaggagagcacttcaacctccctggccacactatagcagaccttaaggtggccatcctgcagcaaaaaaacttcaggaccagacttcaaagagaaactgctgagcttcagttcatctgcaaatttgacaccatcagctcaggattaaacaaagactgtgaatggcttgccaactacagaaccagtttctcctctcttggttttcacaccccaactgctagaacagggcctcatcctccctgattgaactgacctcgttatctctagcttgcttgctagcatatatatacctgcccctggatatttccaccacatgcatctgaagaagtgggtattcacccacgaaagctcatgctccaaaacgtctgttagtctataaggtgccacaggattctttgcttcttttacagatccagactaacacggctactcttctgataccgtactcagagagtagttgttaatggctcccaatcctgctggaaaggtataacaagtggggttccgcaggggtctgttttgggaccggttctgttcaatatcttcatcaacgatttagatgttggcatagaaagtacgcttattaagtttgcggacgataccaaactgggagggattgcaactgctttggaggacagggtcaaaattcaaaatgatctgaacaaattggagaaatggtctgaggtaaacaggatgaagttcaataaagataaatgcaaagtactccacctaggaaggaacaatcagtttcacatatacagaatgg
This sequence is a window from Gopherus evgoodei ecotype Sinaloan lineage chromosome 10, rGopEvg1_v1.p, whole genome shotgun sequence. Protein-coding genes within it:
- the MFAP1 gene encoding microfibrillar-associated protein 1 is translated as MSVPSALMKQPPIQSTAGAVPVRNEKGEISMEKVKVKRYVSGKRPDYAPMESSDEEDEEFQFIKKAKEQELELEEQEEDSASDPRLRRLQNRINEDVEERLARHRKIVEPEVVGESDSEVEGDAWRMEREDTSEEEEEEIDDEEIERRRGMMRQRAQERKNEEMEVMEVEDEGRSGEESESESEYEEYTDSEDETEPRLKPVFIRKKDRVTVQEREAEAVKQKELEQEAKRLAEERRKYTLKIVEEETKKELEENKRSLAALEALDTDDENDEEEYESWKVRELKRIKRDREEREALEKEKAEIERMRNLTEEERRAELRANGKVITNKAVKGKYKFLQKYYHRGAFFMDEDEEVYKRDFSAPTLEDHFNKTILPKVMQVKNFGRSGRTKYTHLVDQDTTSFDSAWGQESAQNTKFFKQKAAGVRDVFERPSAKKRKTT